One Nitrospirota bacterium genomic window carries:
- a CDS encoding aminotransferase class I/II-fold pyridoxal phosphate-dependent enzyme, with product MAIENSKSIFDKCYKFTRAKDVMALGLYPYFRMIESAQDPMVTINGRQVVMAGSNNYLGLTSHPKVKEAAIEATRLYGTGCAGSRFLNGTLDIHVALENKLAKFMKTEAALIFTTGFQVNLGVISALVGKDDTAVLDKMNHASIIDGCRLSYGEVKKFRHNNMEDYERVLKEVSESGRSTLTVVDGVFSMEGDIVNLPGLVTVAKKYNSKVMVDDAHGIGVLGRTGRGTAEHFGLESEVDLIMGTYSKSLASVGGFIAGKEDIIHYIKHCARSLMFSASPTPAATATVSAALDIIESEPERMENLWKNTRKMMEGFKSMGFKIGHTQTPIVPVIVGEDELAYKMCKMLHDEGVFVNVAVSPAVSPGMSLVRTSYMATHTDEHLDIILSAFQKTGRAFGVIK from the coding sequence ATGGCTATAGAAAACTCAAAATCAATATTTGATAAGTGCTATAAGTTTACCAGAGCAAAAGATGTTATGGCGCTGGGGCTTTATCCGTATTTCAGAATGATAGAGAGTGCTCAGGACCCTATGGTGACAATAAACGGGCGGCAGGTTGTCATGGCAGGCTCAAATAACTATCTGGGGCTTACCAGTCATCCTAAGGTAAAAGAAGCGGCTATAGAGGCAACCAGGCTATACGGTACAGGTTGTGCCGGTTCCAGATTTTTAAATGGCACTCTGGATATACACGTTGCTTTGGAAAATAAGTTGGCTAAATTTATGAAGACAGAGGCGGCTCTGATTTTTACAACAGGTTTTCAGGTAAACCTTGGCGTTATTTCAGCCCTTGTCGGAAAAGATGATACCGCTGTCCTGGATAAGATGAACCATGCAAGTATAATAGACGGTTGCAGGCTTTCCTACGGAGAGGTTAAAAAGTTTCGCCATAACAACATGGAGGACTATGAACGAGTGCTAAAAGAGGTCTCAGAGAGTGGTAGAAGCACTCTTACTGTGGTGGATGGCGTTTTTAGCATGGAGGGTGACATTGTAAACCTGCCCGGCCTTGTAACTGTGGCCAAAAAGTACAATTCCAAAGTAATGGTGGATGACGCTCATGGAATAGGAGTGCTGGGCCGTACTGGACGGGGAACGGCGGAGCACTTTGGTTTAGAGAGCGAGGTGGATCTCATCATGGGTACTTACAGCAAATCACTGGCCTCTGTAGGCGGCTTTATAGCCGGCAAAGAGGATATAATACATTACATAAAACACTGTGCGAGGTCCTTAATGTTCAGTGCTAGCCCAACTCCGGCAGCAACAGCCACAGTAAGCGCAGCGCTGGATATTATAGAGAGTGAACCGGAGCGAATGGAAAATCTGTGGAAAAACACAAGAAAGATGATGGAGGGGTTTAAGTCAATGGGGTTTAAAATAGGCCACACACAGACTCCCATTGTGCCTGTAATCGTTGGAGAGGATGAACTGGCTTATAAGATGTGCAAGATGCTACATGATGAGGGGGTATTTGTAAATGTGGCAGTCTCCCCTGCTGTCTCCCCCGGAATGTCACTTGTCAGAACTAGTTATATGGCAACACACACCGATGAACACCTTGATATTATTCTGAGCGCTTTTCAAAAAACAGGCAGGGCATTTGGTGTTATCAAATAA
- the scpB gene encoding SMC-Scp complex subunit ScpB has product MEKAEQTAIIEALLFIAGDPLSIDDIKRHTNLTDAEILSSLTTLINAYKDRNGGILVAEIAGGYQMTTNPAYAQWAKVLKKNKSMGKLSIAALETLSIVAYKQPITRVEIEEIRGVGSDWTLKILLERNLVKITGRKDAPGKPLLFGTTREFLQYFGLKNIADLPTLKEFTKDV; this is encoded by the coding sequence GTGGAAAAGGCCGAACAAACAGCAATAATCGAAGCTCTGTTATTTATAGCCGGAGACCCTCTGTCTATTGATGATATAAAAAGACATACCAATTTAACGGATGCTGAGATATTATCCTCCTTGACAACCCTTATAAATGCCTATAAGGACAGAAATGGCGGGATACTGGTAGCAGAGATAGCCGGCGGCTATCAAATGACAACAAATCCTGCTTATGCGCAGTGGGCAAAGGTGCTAAAAAAAAATAAATCTATGGGGAAACTCTCCATTGCTGCCCTTGAAACGCTTTCCATTGTGGCATACAAACAGCCCATTACAAGAGTTGAGATTGAGGAAATACGAGGGGTGGGTTCCGACTGGACTCTTAAGATTTTACTTGAAAGAAATTTAGTAAAAATCACAGGCCGCAAAGATGCACCCGGAAAGCCCCTTCTTTTTGGTACCACAAGGGAGTTCCTTCAGTACTTTGGCCTTAAAAACATAGCAGATTTGCCAACACTTAAGGAATTCACTAAAGATGTGTAA
- a CDS encoding NAD(P)-dependent oxidoreductase, whose product MKALVTGATGFIGSHLVEELVRQRYNVTCLVRGDSNLKWIENHPVKKMLGDCLQQEILPKITEEFDYVFHLAGLTKAANIGDFYSTNVTGTDNLIKNVIRYNKNVKRFVYISSLAVGGPSLNGVPLCPCSPPNPVSEYGRSKLQGEEAVIRQSDEIPVTIIRPPAVYGPRDKDFYMLFKMVKSGYLPFWGTSFYSFIYVEDLARGIANSVKTENTVGKTYYLTDTETYSNEFLADTIATELNCKYIKLRIPQGAIPFIAKIIQKLTKSSIINPDKMAELKHTHWTCNCEDAVNDFSFKPEITLREGIKWTANWYKIHKWL is encoded by the coding sequence ATGAAAGCACTCGTAACCGGAGCAACTGGTTTTATAGGAAGCCACCTTGTTGAGGAATTGGTGAGGCAGAGGTACAATGTCACATGTCTTGTCAGAGGCGACTCTAATTTGAAGTGGATTGAGAATCATCCGGTTAAAAAGATGCTGGGTGACTGTTTGCAACAGGAGATTCTGCCCAAAATTACTGAGGAGTTTGATTATGTGTTTCACCTTGCGGGGCTTACAAAGGCTGCAAACATAGGGGATTTCTATTCTACAAACGTAACCGGCACGGATAATCTGATTAAAAATGTGATCCGGTATAATAAAAACGTAAAAAGATTTGTCTATATCAGCAGTCTTGCAGTTGGAGGGCCGTCTTTGAATGGCGTGCCGCTTTGTCCCTGTTCACCTCCTAATCCTGTCTCCGAATACGGCAGAAGTAAGCTTCAGGGTGAGGAGGCTGTCATAAGGCAAAGTGATGAGATTCCGGTTACCATAATAAGACCGCCTGCGGTTTATGGCCCCAGAGACAAGGACTTCTATATGTTGTTTAAGATGGTTAAAAGCGGATATCTGCCCTTTTGGGGTACATCCTTCTATTCCTTTATCTATGTGGAGGATCTGGCAAGAGGCATCGCAAACTCGGTAAAGACCGAAAACACTGTCGGGAAAACATACTATCTTACCGATACTGAAACGTATTCTAACGAGTTTCTTGCCGATACAATAGCCACTGAGCTTAACTGCAAATACATTAAACTCAGAATTCCGCAAGGTGCAATTCCTTTCATTGCCAAAATAATACAAAAACTGACAAAATCAAGCATAATAAACCCTGACAAGATGGCTGAACTTAAACACACACACTGGACATGCAATTGCGAAGATGCGGTGAATGATTTTTCATTTAAACCGGAGATAACTCTGAGAGAGGGAATTAAGTGGACGGCAAACTGGTACAAAATACACAAATGGCTATAG